In Drosophila bipectinata strain 14024-0381.07 chromosome 2R, DbipHiC1v2, whole genome shotgun sequence, one genomic interval encodes:
- the Mal-A1 gene encoding maltase A1, translating to MRLQSAACLLLALVGFVGATEWWESGNYYQIYPRSFRDSDGDGIGDLNGVTEKLQYLKDIGFTATWLSPIFKSPMVDFGYDISDFYNIHPEYGTMEDFENMIAKAKEVGIKIILDFVPNHSSDQNEWFTKSVDSDPTYKDFYIWHDGKINNETGEREPPSNWNSEFRYSAWEWNEVRQQYYLHQFTVQQPDLNYRNPAVVNEMKNVIRFWLAKGVSGFRIDAVPYLFEVDLDRYNQYPDEPLTNDPVSCPDPDDHCYTQHIYTQDQPETIDMVYQWRELVDEFQEENGGDKRLLMTEAYTSFENIMLYYGNGVRNGSHIPFNFDFLTSISNTSTAGDYVEHITKWMNAMPVGVYANWVLGNHDNKRVASRLGIQRTDLINILLQTLPGHAVTYNGEELGMTDVWISWEDTVDPPACNSDPDNYYERTRDPERTPYQWDASSLAGFTSADHTWLPVAEDYKTNNALQQLRAPRSHLQIFKKLVRVRKEPSFRQGELNIQAIDDDVIIYSRQKSGSDLYVIVLNLGSTAKTLDLTKYYALGTQAEVITTSLNSQYTDGEVINPTSFSASPYVGTVLVAV from the exons ATGCGGCTTCAATCGGCAGCGTGTCTACTGCTCGCCCTGGTGGGCTTCGTGGGAGCCACCGAGTGGTGGGAGAGTGGCAATTACTACCAAATCTACCCCCGATCTTTCCGGGACTCGGATGGCGATGGCATCGGCGACTTGAATGGCGTCACAGAGAAGCTGCAGTACCTCAAGGACATCGGTTTCACGGCCACTTGGCTGTCGCCCATTTTCAAGTCACCCATGGTGGACTTTGGCTACGATATCTCGGACTTCTACAACATCCACCCAGAGTACGGCACCATGGAGGATTTCGAGAACATGATTGCCAAGGCCAAGGAGGTGGGCATCAAGATAATCCTAGACTTTGTGCCCAACCACTCCAGTGACCAAAACGAGTGGTTCACCAAGTCGGTGGACAGCGACCCCACCTACAAGGATTTCTACATCTGGCACGACGGCAAGATTAACAACGAGACCGGCGAGCGGGAGCCCCCCAGCAACTGGAACTCAGAGTTCCGCTACAGTGCCTGGGAATGGAACGAAGTCCGTCAGCAGTACTATCTCCACCAGTTCACGGTCCAACAGCCGGATCTGAACTACCGCAATCCGGCCGTAGTCAATGAAATGAAGAACGTGATTCGTTTCTGGTTGGCCAAAGGTGTTTCCGGTTTCCGTATCGATGCCGTGCCCTACCTGTTTGAGGTTGACCTCGATCGCTACAACCAGTACCCCGATGAGCCCCTTACCAATGATCCAGTAAGCTGCCCGGACCCGGATGACCACTGTTACACCCAGCACATTTACACCCAAGACCAGCCGGAGACCATCGACATGGTTTACCAGTGGCGCGAGCTGGTGGATGAGTTCCAGGAGGAAAACGGCGGCGACAAGAGACTCCTGATGACTGAGGCCTACACCAGCTTCGAAAACATCATGCTGTACTACGGCAATGGAGTGAGGAACGGATCCCACATTCCCTTCAATTTCGACTTCCTGACGAGCATCTCTAATACCTCGACCGCTGGTGACTATGTGGAACACATTACCAAGTGGATGAACGCCATGCCGGTAGGTGTCTACGCCAACTGGGTGCTGGGTAACCACGACAACAAGCGAGTGGCCTCCCGACTGGGAATCCAGCGTACCGATCTCATCAACATCCTGCTCCAGACATTGCCTGGACATGCCGTCACCTACAACGGCGAGGAGCTGGGAATGACCGATGTCTGGATTAGCTGGGAGGATACAGTGGATCCTCCTGCATGTAACTCGGATCCTGATAACTATTATGAACGCACTCGTGATCCGGAACGTACACCCTACCAATGGGATGCCTCTTCTCTCGCAG GTTTCACCAGTGCCGATCACACCTGGCTGCCTGTGGCCGAGGACTATAAGACCAATAATGCCCTGCAGCAGCTGCGGGCTCCCCGGTCTCACTTGCAGATCTTCAAGAAATTAGTGCGCGTTCGAAAGGAGCCGTCCTTCCGTCAAGGAGAGCTTAACATTCAGGCCATTGATGATGACGTGATTATTTACTCACG CCAAAAGTCTGGAAGCGACCTTTATGTGATAGTTCTTAACTTGGGAAGCACTGCCAAGACCCTGGACCTGACCAAGTACTACGCACTGGGCACCCAGGCGGAGGTCATTACCACCTCTCTTAACTCGCAGTACACCGATGGTGAGGTTATTAACCCCACTTCCTTTTCGGCAAGTCCCTATGTGGGTACGGTTCTAGTAGCTGTGTAA